From a single Sphaeramia orbicularis chromosome 4, fSphaOr1.1, whole genome shotgun sequence genomic region:
- the slc10a4 gene encoding sodium/bile acid cotransporter 4 — MLGLGCTVEVSQLGEHIRRPIGVLLALVCQFVIMPLVAFLLALAFSLDDVAAMAVLLCGCCPGGNLSNIMSLLVHGEMNLSIIMTISSTLLALVLMPLCLWIYSRAWINTPVVNLMPFGAIILTLCSTLIPIGLGVMLRYRYTRVADIVLKASLWSLLVTLVMLFILTGAMLGPDLLSTIPPSVYVVAILMPLCGYAAGYGLAVLFDLPPNSRRSVSLETGCQNVQLCTAILKLAFPPQLMGGMYMFPLLYALFQAAEAGIFILAYRMYRKEVLHKADPMVDGEDTDITYQRFHDEDIDFDSSYGAVTVSDPNTIMLDPCPPDPTPV, encoded by the exons ATGCTGGGTCTGGGCTGCACGGTGGAGGTCAGTCAGCTGGGAGAGCACATCCGCAGACCCATCGGGGTGCTGCTGGCACTAGTGTGTCAGTTTGTGATCATGCCCCTGGTGGCCTTTCTGTTGGCTCTCGCCTTCTCTCTGGATGATGTGGCTGCGATGGCGGTTCTTCTGTGTGGCTGCTGTCCTGGAGGGAACCTCTCAAACATCATGTCTCTGCTGGTGCACGGGGAGATGAATCTGAG CATCATCATGACCATATCCTCCACTCTGCTGGCACTCGTACTGATGCCGCTCTGTCTGTGGATCTACAGTCGGGCCTGGATCAACACACCCGTGGTGAACCTCATGCCCTTCGGAGCCATCATCCTGACCCTGTGCAGTACTCTTATTCCTATTGGGTTAGGAGTTATGCTGAGGTACCGCTACACGCGTGTGGCtgacattgttttaaag GCGTCACTGTGGTCCCTGCTCGTCACCCTGGTCATGCTGTTCATCCTGACCGGGGCCATGCTGGGGCCGGACCTGCTCTCCACCATCCCTCCGTCCGTCTATGTGGTGGCGATCCTGATGCCCCTGTGCGGCTACGCTGCAGGTTATGGTCTGGCCGTGCTGTTTGATTTGCCTCCCAACAGTCGCAGGTCCGTCTCCCTGGAGACAGGATGCCAGAACGTGCAGCTGTGCACCGCCATCCTGAAGCTCGCCTTCCCCCCACAGCTGATGGGTGGGATGTACATGTTCCCTCTGCTCTACGCCCTGTTCCAAGCAGCAGAGGCAGGGATCTTCATTCTGGCCTACAGAATGTACAGGAAGGAGGTCCTGCATAAAGCAGATCCTATGGTGGATGGTGAGGACACGGACATCACATATCAAAGGTTTCATGATGAGGACATTGACTTTGACTCATCTTATGGTGCAGTGACAGTGAGTGACCCCAACACCATCATGCTGGACCCTTGTCCTCCTGATCCAACTCCGGTTTAA
- the zar1 gene encoding zygote arrest protein 1, with translation MATYGTEPVDSYYYSSYNPYAGRYPRAKEAGWKYKSYLSRYGDTSEAFNNQQRAQLKSILSQINPKLTPRLRKANTRDVGVQVNLKRDASVQCSIGPRTLLTLKRDLRRKRTQEPEAPGSPTGMGGVRYPRTIAVYSPIAYRSVTSFLVEENQDAEPSGGVQETEEPPGEPPESPTKNVVRKGKDNRANDEEKNTTKVPEQRRKLKPKQLVKREEAPNPAEGSKGKTRVRFQFLEQKYGYYHCRDCNLRWESAYVWCVQGTNKVYFKQFCRKCQKDFNPYRVEDITCHTCNKARCCCAITQRHVDPKRPHRQDLCGRCKGKRLSCDSTFSFKYII, from the exons ATGGCTACATACGGAACTGAACCAGTCGACAGCTACTATTACTCATCTTACAACCCCTATGCGGGCAGGTACCCCCGGGCAAAAGAAGCGGGGTGGAAATATAAAAGTTACCTGTCCCGCTATGGAGACACCTCGGAGGCCTTCAACAACCAGCAGCGGGCCCAGCTCAAGTCCATCCTGTCCCAGATCAACCCCAAACTCACCCCCCGGCTCCGGAAGGCCAACACCAGGGACGTGGGGGTGCAGGTCAACCTGAAGCGGGACGCCTCGGTGCAGTGCTCCATCGGTCCGCGGACCCTCCTGACCCTGAAGCGGGACCTGCGGCGGAAGAGGACGCAGGAGCCCGAGGCCCCCGGCAGCCCCACGGGCATGGGCGGCGTACGCTACCCCCGCACCATCGCTGTTTATTCCCCCATCGCCTACAGGAGCGTCACCTCCTTCCTGGTGGAAGAAAACCAGGACGCGGAGCCATCCGGGGGGGTCCAGGAGACCGAGGAACCACCAGGAGAGCCGCCCGAGTCCCCCACAAAGAACGTCGTGAGGAAGGGCAAGGACAACCGGGCAAACGACGAGGAGAAAAACACCACAAAAGTACCAGAACAGCGCCGAAAACTCAAGCCGAAACAGCTGGTGAAGAGAGAAGAAGCGCCAAACCCTGCGGAGGGGTCAAAGGGCAAAACGCGCGTGAGGTTCCAG TTTCTGGAACAGAAGTATGGATACTATCACTGCAGAGACTGTAATCTGCGATGGGAGAGCGCTTATGTGTGGTGTGTCCAGGGCACCAATAAG GTTTACTTCAAACAGTTCTGTAGAAAATGTCAAAAGGACTTCAACCCCTACCGTGTTGAGGACATCACATGCCAT ACTTGTAACAAAGCGCGCTGTTGCTGTGCGATCACACAACGCCATGTTGACCCCAAGAGACCCCACAGACAAGACTTGTGTGGCAGATGCAAGGGCAAGCGGCTCTCCTGTGACAGCACGTTCAGCTTTAAATACATCATCTAG